The nucleotide sequence TCCCGGGTTTCCTGAGGGAAGGAATCTTTTTTGTGTGGATGTGGAGTGGTCTGCCGTCTTTTCAGAATCAGCAGCTGTTCCTTGTTCAGTTCGGCCTGCAGGTTGTCGCTGTAAAGCTTTTGCACGTACGGGGCCACATCCGGTGGGACCTCGACAGAGCTGGGATTTCTTTGTGCCGGAGTCTGGCAGGAAATCAAAGTGAAAGAAAGAAGCAAAACACCAAGCAGCGTTCCAAAGTTTTCAGTCTTTTTCATTCTGAATTTATCGGAAAAACCTGACAAAGACATAACATTTCCCGGGATTACCAGAGCTTTATCTGTGTCTTCGCAGTCGCTGTATCAAAGTGAGACAAAACCGGGGCATAATGGTCCTGTTTTTCGGAGGATCCGTGTTTCAGAATCAGGGACTGAAGGCCATAGCATTGTTCGAGGGAACGAAGGGAGTTTTCGTTTTGCTGGTGGGCTTTGAACTTTTTCATTTGTTGGGAACCGACGTGCAAAATCTCAGTCAGCAAATTGTTCATCATCTGGGATTGGATCATGGTGCGCTGGCCGGCGTGTTTCGACGGATGCTTGAACAGGTCAGTGACTCCAGCGTTCGGATGATGGCGGTGGTGGCTTTGCTATATGCGACGTTAAGGCTGTTGGAGGCCGTGGGGTTGTGGCTTGCCAAGCCCTGGGCGGAATGGCTGGCTATCGTTTCGGGCAGCCTTTATATTCCCG is from Bdellovibrio bacteriovorus str. Tiberius and encodes:
- a CDS encoding DUF2127 domain-containing protein yields the protein MFQNQGLKAIALFEGTKGVFVLLVGFELFHLLGTDVQNLSQQIVHHLGLDHGALAGVFRRMLEQVSDSSVRMMAVVALLYATLRLLEAVGLWLAKPWAEWLAIVSGSLYIPVEMYKLIQHPTWIRILITLGNVALVYYLIRIRGGRRSNLSPSQPF